From Salvia splendens isolate huo1 chromosome 3, SspV2, whole genome shotgun sequence, a single genomic window includes:
- the LOC121797220 gene encoding multiple myeloma tumor-associated protein 2 homolog: protein MYHPTRGGVRGGRDQFTWDEVKVDKHRENYIGHSLKAPVGRWQKGKDLHWYTRDKQSDGANAEAMKEEIRRIKEEEEQAMREALGLAPKRSGKSQGNRLDKHEFAELVKRGSTAEDLGAGHAEAAQVQGLGFARGTSGPSEESSLPSSLKSVPVEKKSEPVEKANIPVRTTSARNEDTQLEDESSRKRRKHEEKKRDKHERREKRHSRDSDDKRKNKKHKEKKRYDSD, encoded by the exons ATGTATCATCCGACAAGAGGTGGAGTTCGTGGCGGTCGTGATC AATTTACTTGGGATGAGGTGAAAGTTGATAAACATAGAGAAAATTATATTGGTCATAGTCTCAAGGCTCCTGTTGGTAGATGGCAGAAAG GGAAAGACCTCCACTGGTACACTCGTGATAAGCAATCTGATGGTGCTAATGCGGAGGCAATGAAAGAAGAGATTCGAAGAAtaaaggaggaagaagagcaAGCCATGAGGGAAGCTCTGGGATTAGCCCCAAAACGTTCTGGGAAATCCCAAGGTAATCGGCTAGATAAACATGAATTTGCTGAACTCGTGAAGCGTGGTTCTACAGCAGAAGACTTGGGCGCTGGACATGCAGAAGCAGCTCAAGTTCAAGGTCTTGGTTTTGCAAG GGGAACATCAGGTCCTTCGGAAGAATCAAGCTTGCCGTCCAGTTTGAAGTCTGTACCGGTTGAAAAGAAGTCTGAACCAGTTGAAAAGGCAAACATCCCTGTTCGAACCACATCTGCAAGGAATGAAGACACACAGTTGGAAGACGAATCCAGCAGAAAGAGAAGGAAGCATGAGGAGAAGAAACGTGATAAACATGAAAGGCGGGAGAAGAGACATTCACGTGATTCAGATGACAAGAGGAAGAATAAGAAgcacaaagaaaagaaaagatacgaTTCGGATTGA